Proteins from one Clostridium cellulovorans 743B genomic window:
- a CDS encoding ABC transporter permease — MSNIDTSKQNRMASVKGLAKSIGVPVASILVALLASAIFVVWSTGENYFSAVGILLKSIAEGSLGSLDSFSETLAILTPLLFAGLAQAIAFKTGLFNIGVEGQFIVGMMGATIVGLIPGIPGPIHIVLVILAGVAAGGFWAFIPGYLKAVRGTNEVVNTIMMNFIALYLCNYLVMNKFTEAGQSATDVIQGSAQLFRFLGPSNRANIGVFLALLTAVLVYFLLNKTKAGFELRAVGLSPTSAEYGGVSIKKNIVLAMVISGVVAGLGGATYISGVQHQMLQMAAFPNFGFDGMTVALIAKSNPIAAILSAFLIAALNSSQLYLQMNNIPKEIISLIQAIIIIFLAADYTFKFLKRKKKGAAVNG, encoded by the coding sequence ATGAGTAATATTGATACTTCAAAGCAAAATAGAATGGCTTCCGTAAAAGGATTAGCAAAATCAATAGGAGTTCCAGTAGCATCAATATTAGTAGCTCTTCTTGCTTCCGCTATATTTGTTGTATGGAGCACAGGTGAAAATTATTTTTCAGCTGTTGGAATACTTTTAAAGTCAATAGCAGAAGGAAGCTTAGGATCACTGGATAGCTTTTCTGAAACCTTAGCAATACTTACACCATTATTGTTTGCAGGTCTTGCACAAGCAATAGCTTTTAAAACAGGTCTTTTCAACATTGGTGTTGAAGGACAATTCATAGTAGGTATGATGGGTGCGACAATTGTAGGATTAATACCTGGAATTCCAGGACCAATTCATATTGTATTAGTAATTTTAGCAGGTGTTGCTGCAGGTGGTTTCTGGGCATTTATCCCAGGTTATCTGAAAGCAGTGAGAGGAACTAACGAAGTAGTAAATACAATAATGATGAACTTTATTGCTCTTTATCTATGTAATTATTTAGTTATGAATAAGTTTACTGAAGCAGGTCAATCAGCTACTGATGTTATTCAAGGATCAGCTCAATTATTTAGATTTTTAGGACCAAGTAATAGAGCTAATATAGGTGTATTCTTAGCATTACTTACAGCAGTTTTAGTTTATTTTCTTTTAAATAAAACTAAAGCTGGCTTTGAATTAAGAGCTGTAGGTTTAAGCCCTACTTCTGCTGAATATGGTGGAGTTAGCATAAAGAAAAATATTGTTTTAGCTATGGTTATTTCTGGTGTTGTTGCAGGTCTTGGTGGTGCTACTTATATTTCAGGAGTTCAACATCAAATGCTACAAATGGCTGCTTTCCCTAATTTTGGTTTTGATGGTATGACTGTAGCATTAATTGCCAAAAGCAACCCTATTGCTGCAATATTATCAGCTTTCTTAATAGCAGCGTTAAATAGTTCTCAATTATATTTGCAGATGAACAATATACCAAAAGAAATAATTAGCTTAATTCAAGCTATAATCATAATCTTCTTAGCAGCAGACTATACGTTTAAATTTTTAAAAAGAAAGAAAAAGGGGGCAGCTGTAAATGGTTAA
- a CDS encoding ABC transporter ATP-binding protein — protein MEKVVEMKKITKIFPGTVANENVDFDLNKGEVHVLLGENGAGKTTLMNVLYGLYQPEQGEIFVNGQKVNIKGPLDAIALGIGMVHQHFMLVHNFTVTQNIILGSEPKKGIQIDIKKAEKEVAELAKKYGFNVKPDDLIEDITVGQQQKVEILKALYRGAEILILDEPTAVLTPQEIEELGEIFKSLTSQGKSIILITHKLKEIMSMSDRVTVVRRGKLIDVVQTKDTNIDQLAEMMVGRKVNLVTEKEKAKVGNTIVSIKDIKAIDHRKLPVLKGVNLDIRAGEVLGVAGVDGNGQSELIEVISGLRQATEGSITLNGKELTKLKPREIIDLGFGHIPEDRHKRGLVLDYSLVENSILGVHHKKEFSKGLVLNYKKIREHAKKLIEQFDVRTPNEDVKASKLSGGNQQKLIVAREIDKDPDFIIAAQPTRGLDVGAIEYIHKKLIEERDKGKAVMLVSFELDEIMNLSDRIAVMYDGQIMDIVDAKKVTEQELGILMAGGSLEKEGKNE, from the coding sequence GTGGAAAAGGTTGTAGAAATGAAAAAAATAACTAAAATCTTCCCAGGAACAGTAGCAAATGAAAATGTTGACTTTGATTTAAACAAAGGCGAAGTCCATGTTTTATTAGGGGAAAACGGTGCTGGTAAAACTACATTGATGAATGTGCTATATGGATTATACCAACCTGAGCAAGGTGAAATATTTGTTAATGGACAAAAGGTTAATATAAAAGGTCCATTAGATGCCATTGCTCTTGGTATAGGAATGGTGCATCAGCATTTTATGTTAGTACATAATTTTACTGTAACACAAAACATTATTCTTGGATCGGAACCAAAAAAAGGCATTCAGATAGACATTAAAAAAGCAGAAAAAGAAGTGGCAGAATTAGCTAAAAAATATGGCTTTAATGTAAAACCAGATGATTTAATAGAGGATATAACTGTTGGACAACAACAAAAAGTTGAAATCCTTAAGGCTCTATATAGAGGAGCAGAAATTCTTATACTTGATGAACCTACAGCAGTTTTAACACCTCAAGAAATTGAAGAACTTGGCGAAATATTCAAGAGTCTTACTAGCCAAGGAAAATCTATTATTCTTATAACTCATAAGCTTAAGGAAATTATGAGCATGAGTGATAGGGTAACTGTTGTAAGACGTGGAAAGTTGATAGATGTAGTACAAACTAAGGACACTAACATAGATCAACTTGCGGAAATGATGGTCGGAAGGAAAGTAAATCTAGTTACAGAAAAAGAAAAAGCTAAAGTTGGAAATACTATAGTATCAATTAAGGATATAAAAGCTATAGATCATAGAAAGTTACCTGTATTAAAAGGTGTAAACCTTGACATACGAGCTGGTGAAGTTTTAGGTGTTGCTGGAGTTGATGGTAATGGTCAAAGTGAACTAATTGAAGTTATAAGTGGTCTTAGACAAGCAACAGAAGGTTCTATTACTTTAAATGGTAAGGAGTTAACAAAACTTAAGCCAAGAGAAATAATAGACTTGGGATTTGGTCATATTCCAGAAGATAGACATAAAAGAGGTCTAGTTTTAGATTATTCACTAGTAGAAAATTCAATCCTAGGAGTACATCATAAAAAAGAATTTAGTAAAGGTCTTGTGTTGAATTATAAAAAGATTAGAGAACATGCAAAGAAGCTTATCGAACAGTTTGACGTTAGAACTCCAAATGAAGATGTTAAGGCTTCAAAGTTATCAGGTGGTAATCAACAAAAACTTATTGTTGCTAGAGAAATCGATAAAGACCCAGATTTTATCATAGCAGCACAGCCTACTAGAGGACTTGACGTAGGAGCAATAGAATATATACACAAGAAATTAATCGAGGAAAGAGATAAAGGCAAAGCTGTTATGCTTGTATCCTTTGAATTGGATGAAATAATGAATCTATCTGATAGAATTGCTGTTATGTATGACGGCCAGATAATGGATATCGTAGACGCAAAAAAAGTAACAGAACAAGAACTAGGCATATTAATGGCAGGAGGTTCATTAGAAAAGGAGGGTAAAAATGAGTAA
- a CDS encoding sugar-binding transcriptional regulator, which produces MRKTIRLLQKLVPELLQQLEKRYRILRTIQYNQPIGRRILAVKLELGERVVRSEVEFLKDQHLIEINSSGMNVTAEGEEIIDSLKNFIHQAKGLFEVEKQLKEVLRIENVVIVPGDLEEDPSVMFELGKVAAHFIINNIKDKDVLALTGGSTLKSVVDNMPSNSFYKGITVLPARGGIGRDLEYEANTLTATLARKMNAAYRLLHIPDSIKDEKVIHSIMNESSIRDVVEELHNVNVLICGIGRADKMAQRRDLSPEMRTYLDEKGAVGEAFGSYFDEKGNAVYTIPTVGIKGQDVSKIDKLIAVAGGKEKAKAIIASLSNKPNAVLITDEGTAKEILYIL; this is translated from the coding sequence TTGCGAAAAACGATTAGATTGTTACAAAAATTAGTCCCTGAGTTATTACAACAGCTGGAGAAAAGATATAGAATTTTGAGGACAATACAATATAATCAGCCCATAGGAAGAAGAATTCTTGCTGTTAAGCTTGAGTTAGGTGAGAGAGTTGTTAGATCAGAAGTAGAATTTTTAAAGGATCAGCATCTTATAGAAATTAACTCATCAGGAATGAATGTTACAGCGGAGGGCGAAGAAATAATTGATAGTCTTAAAAATTTTATCCACCAAGCTAAAGGGCTCTTTGAGGTTGAAAAACAATTAAAAGAAGTTCTTAGGATAGAGAATGTTGTTATAGTCCCAGGCGATTTAGAAGAAGATCCGTCGGTAATGTTTGAGCTTGGAAAGGTAGCAGCTCATTTCATTATAAACAACATCAAGGATAAAGATGTTTTAGCTTTAACAGGTGGAAGCACATTAAAGAGTGTAGTAGACAACATGCCTTCTAATAGTTTTTATAAAGGTATAACCGTATTACCTGCTAGAGGTGGAATAGGTAGAGACCTAGAATATGAAGCTAACACACTTACGGCGACCCTTGCAAGAAAGATGAATGCTGCCTATAGATTATTACATATACCAGATAGCATCAAAGATGAAAAGGTTATACATTCTATAATGAATGAATCTAGCATCAGAGATGTAGTTGAAGAATTACATAATGTAAATGTGCTTATATGCGGTATCGGCAGAGCTGATAAAATGGCACAAAGAAGAGATCTTTCACCAGAAATGCGTACATATTTAGACGAGAAGGGTGCTGTAGGAGAAGCCTTCGGGTCATATTTTGATGAAAAGGGAAATGCTGTTTATACTATTCCAACGGTAGGAATAAAAGGGCAGGATGTATCTAAAATAGATAAATTAATTGCAGTTGCAGGTGGTAAGGAAAAAGCTAAAGCAATTATAGCAAGTTTATCTAATAAACCTAATGCAGTGCTTATAACTGATGAAGGAACTGCTAAAGAAATTCTGTATATTTTGTAA
- a CDS encoding DegV family protein: MEKIKIITDSTCDLPKEVIERYDIEVVPLLVTIDNKTYHDGTGINFSELMDKIEIHGVLPTTSQINPQRFSEVYKKYLDQGYKILSIHLSSKMSGTVQSAGIAKDILETEDIEIIDSQNVTSGLGVLVLRAANLRDQGMSIHEIKESVEKLRHKVKSSLMFDKLDNLIKGGRLSKTAGTIGAVLNIKLILEVLEGEMSVKEKVRGTKKAIKSIITDLDKCEVLEGTEVILLSAGANPEAYDALKANLEDNNISYIESEAGCVVGTHSGDGACGYFFIEK; this comes from the coding sequence TTGGAGAAAATAAAGATAATTACAGATAGTACCTGTGATTTACCCAAGGAAGTAATTGAAAGATATGATATAGAGGTTGTGCCATTATTAGTTACTATTGATAACAAAACTTATCATGATGGAACAGGAATAAATTTTAGTGAGCTCATGGACAAAATTGAAATTCATGGAGTATTGCCTACAACTTCTCAAATTAATCCTCAAAGATTTTCAGAGGTTTACAAAAAATATTTAGACCAAGGCTATAAAATTTTATCAATCCATTTATCTTCAAAAATGAGTGGTACAGTACAATCAGCTGGGATTGCAAAGGATATACTAGAAACTGAGGACATCGAAATTATAGATTCTCAAAACGTAACCTCAGGACTTGGCGTGCTTGTTTTAAGAGCTGCAAATTTAAGAGATCAAGGTATGAGTATTCACGAAATAAAGGAATCTGTAGAGAAGCTTAGACATAAAGTTAAGAGTTCTTTAATGTTCGATAAATTAGATAACCTTATAAAGGGTGGTAGACTATCTAAAACTGCAGGGACTATAGGTGCAGTCCTTAATATTAAATTGATATTAGAAGTTTTAGAAGGAGAAATGAGTGTAAAAGAAAAGGTTAGAGGAACAAAGAAAGCGATAAAATCTATTATTACAGATTTGGATAAATGTGAAGTATTGGAAGGTACGGAAGTAATATTGCTTTCCGCTGGAGCAAATCCAGAAGCTTATGATGCTTTAAAAGCTAATTTAGAAGATAACAATATAAGTTACATAGAGAGTGAAGCAGGTTGTGTTGTAGGAACACATTCTGGAGATGGTGCTTGCGGTTACTTTTTTATCGAAAAATAG
- a CDS encoding IS982 family transposase — MPEFNKDSTITINDLKDFIVVTYVIIDDFYQKVTPTFIKNRRNIAKSVMTDSEIITISLVGELLTIDSEKAWFGFCSKNLRDLFPNFCSRPRFHRVRKSLFRVIDEIRKELTKFLNYQYDRMRIADSMPIPVCKFGRAHFHKAFKPEAAYGRCASKKETYYGFKLHALVALDGYITDFTVTAANIDDRDVVWELTANSEIDILIGDKGYIGQKVASQLKETRYIRLLTINRNNSKTKLLKPFRQLIFKARRRVETTFSQLSEQLNMQRVLTKSTWGFATRISNKILAHNLCYFINKFFNIGIEISKIKELVFG; from the coding sequence ATGCCAGAGTTTAATAAAGATTCTACCATAACAATAAATGACTTAAAAGATTTTATTGTTGTCACTTATGTTATAATTGATGACTTTTACCAAAAAGTAACTCCAACATTTATTAAAAATCGTCGTAACATCGCTAAATCAGTAATGACTGATAGCGAAATAATTACGATTTCTTTAGTAGGTGAACTCTTAACCATTGACTCTGAAAAAGCATGGTTTGGATTTTGCTCTAAAAACCTACGAGACTTATTTCCCAACTTTTGTAGTAGGCCGAGGTTTCATAGAGTTAGAAAGTCATTATTTCGAGTCATTGATGAAATTCGTAAAGAGTTAACGAAATTTCTTAACTATCAATATGACCGAATGAGAATTGCAGATAGTATGCCAATTCCTGTGTGTAAGTTTGGGAGAGCTCATTTCCATAAAGCTTTTAAGCCGGAGGCTGCCTACGGGCGATGCGCTTCGAAAAAAGAAACATATTATGGATTCAAATTACATGCTTTAGTAGCCCTCGATGGCTATATCACAGATTTTACTGTAACAGCAGCAAATATTGATGACAGAGATGTCGTCTGGGAACTCACAGCTAATTCAGAGATTGATATACTAATAGGTGATAAAGGATATATAGGTCAAAAAGTTGCTTCGCAATTAAAAGAAACAAGGTACATTCGTCTTTTAACAATAAATCGTAACAATAGTAAAACTAAACTTTTAAAACCTTTTAGGCAGTTGATATTCAAGGCTCGTCGTAGAGTAGAAACTACTTTTTCTCAGCTCTCCGAGCAATTAAATATGCAGAGGGTTCTTACAAAATCAACTTGGGGATTTGCCACAAGAATATCAAATAAAATATTAGCTCATAATCTTTGCTATTTTATAAATAAATTTTTTAATATAGGTATAGAAATATCAAAGATTAAAGAATTAGTATTCGGATAA
- a CDS encoding ABC transporter permease, with product MVNVILDIIATTLRLATPLIFAALGGVISEKSGVVNIGIEGMLVTGAFFAVAGTLATDSLIVGVMCGMAAGAAIAALHAVLSIKFKADQVISGVAINILAGALSSYLIFQFYDIHSQTAGIEPMSYPREMFEKIPVIGRVLGQLNWYVYGAIILVILVHFVFKKTALGLRIRAVGEHPKAADTMGVNVIRLRYICVLLSGVFAGLGGASLAMNNMLFREGMVSGRGFIALAAVIFGNWNPVGAFLACLLFGFADALKIQAPALGWSLPTEVYFAMPYVLTMLALAGFVGKTTAPAADGVPYEKGSR from the coding sequence ATGGTTAATGTAATATTAGATATTATAGCAACAACCTTAAGACTTGCTACGCCACTTATTTTTGCAGCTTTAGGTGGAGTTATATCAGAAAAATCGGGTGTTGTAAATATAGGTATAGAAGGTATGCTTGTAACAGGAGCCTTTTTCGCTGTCGCTGGAACCTTAGCAACTGATAGCCTTATTGTGGGAGTTATGTGTGGTATGGCAGCAGGTGCAGCAATAGCAGCACTCCATGCAGTACTTAGTATAAAATTTAAAGCAGACCAAGTTATATCCGGTGTTGCTATTAATATTCTTGCTGGGGCGTTATCTAGTTATTTGATATTCCAATTCTATGATATACATAGTCAAACAGCTGGGATAGAACCAATGAGCTACCCAAGAGAAATGTTTGAAAAGATACCTGTAATAGGTAGAGTCCTTGGTCAATTAAACTGGTATGTTTACGGAGCTATAATTTTAGTTATATTAGTACACTTTGTATTTAAGAAAACTGCTCTTGGGCTTAGAATAAGAGCAGTAGGAGAACATCCAAAAGCGGCGGATACTATGGGTGTAAATGTAATAAGATTAAGATATATCTGTGTTCTTCTTTCAGGTGTATTTGCAGGTCTTGGTGGTGCATCTCTAGCTATGAATAATATGTTATTTAGAGAAGGAATGGTAAGTGGTAGAGGATTTATAGCACTAGCAGCTGTAATCTTTGGTAACTGGAATCCAGTAGGAGCTTTCCTAGCTTGCTTACTATTTGGTTTTGCAGATGCTCTTAAAATTCAAGCACCAGCTTTAGGCTGGAGTCTTCCAACAGAAGTATATTTTGCTATGCCATATGTTTTAACAATGCTTGCTTTAGCAGGATTTGTTGGAAAAACTACTGCACCAGCTGCAGATGGTGTACCATACGAAAAAGGTTCAAGATAA
- a CDS encoding BMP family lipoprotein, with the protein MKKRLLAMVATVAIVATALAGCGSKTEDKSTKDSGTKTETTSSAKVGMATDEGGINDKSFNEAANKGLMKAKDELKLNPKVLESKTNADYEPYLKQLSKDNDLVFGIGYKFKTAMENVSKDNADKKYAIVDDVVDAPNVMSINFKEEDGSFLMGVIAGKTTKTNKVGFIGGIDGPLINKFEAGFIAGVASVNPEAAKALMPKDGKSGTNVRYAGSFSDVAAGGEIAKALYNDGCDVIYHAAGGVGVGLLNTAKSLRDQGKDVWAIGVDQDQSLTMPENASAILSSMIKKVDVAVYDVTKKFSEGKFEAGKKVYGFEEGGIDMAETTSKNTAKDVIDLANKYKEAIKSKKFTVPATREDLEKFKAPTLE; encoded by the coding sequence ATGAAAAAGAGATTACTAGCAATGGTAGCAACAGTTGCTATCGTGGCAACAGCTTTAGCTGGCTGTGGTTCAAAGACTGAGGATAAAAGTACTAAAGACAGTGGTACTAAGACAGAAACAACTTCTTCTGCAAAAGTTGGTATGGCTACTGATGAAGGTGGTATAAATGATAAATCCTTCAACGAAGCTGCTAACAAAGGTTTAATGAAGGCAAAGGATGAATTAAAGTTAAATCCTAAAGTTCTTGAGTCAAAAACAAATGCTGATTATGAACCTTATTTAAAACAATTATCAAAAGACAATGATTTAGTATTTGGTATAGGCTATAAATTTAAGACTGCTATGGAAAATGTATCAAAAGATAATGCAGATAAAAAATATGCAATAGTAGATGATGTTGTTGATGCACCAAATGTAATGTCAATTAACTTCAAAGAAGAAGATGGTTCTTTCTTAATGGGTGTTATTGCAGGTAAAACAACTAAGACTAATAAAGTTGGATTCATAGGTGGTATAGATGGTCCACTTATAAATAAGTTTGAAGCAGGTTTTATTGCAGGTGTTGCATCTGTTAACCCTGAAGCTGCAAAAGCTTTAATGCCTAAAGATGGAAAATCAGGTACCAACGTTAGATATGCTGGTAGTTTCTCAGACGTTGCTGCTGGTGGAGAAATCGCTAAAGCATTATACAACGATGGATGTGACGTAATATATCATGCTGCTGGTGGAGTTGGCGTTGGTCTATTAAATACAGCTAAATCTTTAAGAGATCAAGGAAAAGATGTTTGGGCTATCGGAGTCGACCAAGATCAATCATTAACAATGCCAGAAAATGCATCTGCAATTCTTTCTTCAATGATCAAAAAAGTTGACGTTGCTGTTTATGACGTAACTAAGAAGTTCTCTGAAGGTAAATTCGAAGCTGGTAAAAAAGTTTACGGCTTTGAAGAAGGCGGAATTGATATGGCTGAAACTACAAGCAAGAATACAGCTAAAGATGTTATAGATTTAGCTAACAAATACAAAGAAGCTATAAAGAGCAAAAAGTTTACAGTTCCAGCTACAAGAGAAGACTTAGAAAAATTTAAAGCACCAACATTAGAATAA
- a CDS encoding methyl-accepting chemotaxis protein, protein MEKQKKRNINFRSIKIKMIAVLTTLCIVPIGILGFITYNKSNKIVSTKFTESNQQTVLEVNRGLDSYFQGIESMLRMLSNNVNLKEMAIKPLYEEFAVSLLQDSRNARTDIMNFYFGQPSKKMTLYPAQELPKDYDPTTRTWYKNAIENPGKVVYSNPYQDAVSGKMIVSLSMAVKNNDAIVGVLAADINLDTLSQSISSIKIGRTGFAVISTYEGVVIAHPDSSLLAGTEITKLSNWEEIKNSNSGINTYQYKGVKKYCSYITNETTGWKLMSAVPEEELLSDTNVIKNINMILILVLGLIALVGSIFFSRSITKKMNILKAAFNKAAEGDLSVNASIDSKDEFEDLSKDFNRMIANIGSLIHNLKYSTDVIATNSNSISKMASETTAEVNKISATIEQVANGSIDQVQNIDEGVHSIEELATNISNIDSLTNKMNEISKETNTLSENGVEAVNILSKKTDEANNHSNEVMVVIKDMNGATEQIGNITSTINSIAEQTNLLALNAAIESARAGEAGKGFAVVAEEIRKLADQSSEATKQIQELIMKVKEKSVLAVSTMEGTKVVIDEQTKAVTLTKDIFDKISDSIKILKGETDEIAVALTETNKKKEDIIEKIQNISAVSEEASASTEEVSAATEEVVVTLEEFGNSASQLNELVKVLETEVNKFKL, encoded by the coding sequence ATGGAGAAACAAAAGAAAAGAAATATTAATTTTAGAAGTATTAAAATAAAAATGATAGCTGTATTAACAACTTTATGTATTGTGCCTATAGGTATATTGGGTTTTATAACCTACAATAAATCTAATAAAATTGTATCAACTAAGTTTACAGAATCTAATCAACAAACTGTATTAGAAGTTAATAGAGGTCTTGATAGTTACTTTCAAGGAATTGAAAGCATGCTACGTATGCTATCAAATAATGTAAATTTAAAGGAAATGGCAATTAAGCCGCTTTATGAAGAATTCGCTGTTTCACTACTTCAAGATAGCCGTAATGCTAGAACAGATATAATGAATTTTTATTTTGGACAACCAAGTAAAAAGATGACTCTATATCCCGCTCAAGAATTGCCAAAGGATTATGACCCTACTACAAGAACTTGGTATAAAAATGCTATAGAAAATCCAGGTAAAGTAGTATATAGCAATCCATATCAAGATGCAGTTTCAGGTAAAATGATTGTATCTTTATCAATGGCTGTTAAAAATAATGATGCTATAGTTGGTGTTCTTGCAGCGGATATAAACTTAGATACTTTATCTCAATCAATTTCATCAATTAAGATAGGAAGAACAGGTTTTGCTGTTATATCAACTTATGAAGGGGTTGTGATAGCCCATCCAGATAGTTCTTTATTAGCTGGAACAGAAATTACCAAGCTTTCGAATTGGGAAGAGATTAAAAATAGTAATAGTGGAATTAATACTTATCAATATAAAGGTGTAAAAAAATATTGTAGCTATATTACAAATGAAACAACTGGTTGGAAATTGATGTCAGCTGTGCCGGAAGAAGAACTGCTAAGTGATACTAATGTTATAAAAAATATTAATATGATATTAATTTTAGTTTTAGGATTAATAGCCTTAGTTGGTTCTATATTCTTTAGTCGTTCAATTACAAAGAAAATGAATATTTTAAAAGCTGCTTTTAATAAAGCTGCAGAAGGTGATTTATCTGTTAATGCTTCTATCGATTCAAAGGATGAATTTGAAGATCTTTCAAAGGATTTCAACAGGATGATTGCGAATATAGGAAGTCTTATTCATAATTTGAAATATTCAACAGATGTTATAGCTACAAATTCTAATAGTATTAGCAAAATGGCTTCAGAAACTACTGCAGAAGTAAATAAGATATCTGCTACTATAGAACAAGTAGCCAACGGAAGCATTGATCAAGTTCAAAATATTGATGAAGGTGTTCATTCTATTGAAGAGTTAGCTACTAATATTTCTAATATTGATTCATTAACAAATAAAATGAATGAAATATCAAAAGAAACTAATACTTTGAGTGAAAATGGTGTAGAAGCAGTAAATATTCTTTCAAAGAAAACAGATGAAGCTAATAATCATTCAAATGAAGTGATGGTAGTAATAAAAGATATGAATGGAGCTACTGAACAAATTGGAAATATAACTAGTACAATAAACAGTATTGCTGAACAAACAAATCTTTTAGCCTTAAATGCAGCTATTGAATCAGCTAGAGCAGGGGAAGCAGGAAAAGGCTTTGCTGTAGTAGCAGAGGAGATAAGGAAATTAGCAGACCAATCATCAGAAGCAACTAAACAAATCCAAGAATTAATAATGAAGGTTAAAGAGAAATCTGTTTTAGCAGTTTCAACTATGGAAGGCACTAAAGTTGTAATTGATGAACAAACGAAGGCTGTAACCCTTACAAAGGATATATTTGATAAAATATCTGATTCAATTAAGATTCTAAAGGGCGAAACTGATGAAATAGCAGTGGCTTTAACGGAAACTAACAAGAAAAAAGAAGATATAATAGAAAAAATCCAAAATATCTCTGCAGTTTCAGAAGAAGCTTCAGCTTCTACAGAAGAGGTGTCAGCTGCGACAGAAGAAGTGGTTGTTACTTTAGAGGAGTTTGGCAATTCAGCAAGCCAGCTTAATGAACTTGTAAAAGTTTTAGAAACAGAAGTTAATAAGTTTAAATTATAA
- the aac(6') gene encoding aminoglycoside 6'-N-acetyltransferase: protein MIRQAILEDSRIAAQLAMLLWPDNEISQLEEDMKEYIDSNNGAVFIYFDETTPVGFAQCGLRHDYVEGTQSSPVGYLEGIFVKEEYQRRCIAKKLLAQCEEWAKAQGCSEFASDCELTNIDSLKFHLQIGFEETNRIICFKKKL, encoded by the coding sequence ATGATAAGACAAGCGATCCTTGAAGACAGCAGAATTGCTGCACAATTGGCTATGTTATTATGGCCTGATAATGAAATTAGTCAGCTAGAAGAAGATATGAAAGAGTACATAGATTCAAATAATGGAGCTGTTTTTATTTACTTTGATGAAACCACACCTGTTGGATTTGCTCAGTGCGGTTTAAGACATGATTATGTGGAAGGAACCCAAAGTAGTCCTGTTGGCTATTTAGAAGGTATTTTTGTAAAAGAAGAATATCAAAGGAGATGCATAGCTAAAAAATTGCTAGCTCAATGTGAAGAATGGGCAAAAGCTCAAGGCTGCAGTGAGTTTGCAAGTGATTGTGAACTAACCAATATAGATAGCTTAAAGTTCCATTTGCAAATTGGTTTTGAGGAAACTAATAGGATAATTTGTTTTAAGAAAAAACTATAA